The sequence CTCTGTTCTCTTTAGATAAATACGGGGCAGCGGTCACAGTTGCCTGTATCAAGCACAGAGATGGGAAATCAAAGGAGCCAGGCTTTGGAGAGCAGCCCTTTCATGTCAGAGCTCCTGAGCGATGTCCCCTTTGCCCTGGCGCCACATGTGTTAGCAGTGCAGGGCACCCACGGTGACGTTCCTGACCGGCTGCTCACCTACGACATCAATGATAATTTATCAAGGTTTTGGTATGACTTTACGCTTGAAAATTCAGTGCTTTGTGATCCATAATGTTCTCTTTatcttttctgcctctgtcaaGGAACAAGTCTTAAATTGAAGATAAAGACTTACTTTAATTGACTTA comes from Camarhynchus parvulus chromosome 2, STF_HiC, whole genome shotgun sequence and encodes:
- the UMAD1 gene encoding UBAP1-MVB12-associated (UMA)-domain containing protein 1, with protein sequence MFSFFRKSQDSKKVTVPEREADGFIIVGDTADDQSRDSKDKTSFPETRPRYSQPSQINTGQRSQLPVSSTEMGNQRSQALESSPFMSELLSDVPFALAPHVLAVQGTHGDVPDRLLTYDINDNLSRFWYDFTLENSVLCDP